In a genomic window of Sarcophilus harrisii chromosome 4, mSarHar1.11, whole genome shotgun sequence:
- the FCAMR gene encoding high affinity immunoglobulin alpha and immunoglobulin mu Fc receptor, which produces MEKDSLIQPIGQEGTYLRAGWKMIPLFALCLLQDISALKGPRLVDGDPGGTVTIECHYTPSPVNKYQRKYWCRLYPPQRVCHTIISSNFFINHLYQGRATLVDFPSQGRFVVTLTQLIPEDSGYYRCGIGPRTDMLFFSMNLTISTANHSLDSAIITIPSSITPMTTLATRGQTMETLGTSTSVIGRHVLDTSLVVKKWEARTSREDTTPAEVTQASGTTRATTTVADGQNLDTTLLVEGWEAKTSRRDTTPIEVTQAPGTIGVTTIVTDRQDLNTTVFAEGYETRTRRDASSAEVTQIPGAIGVMTTVTSGQDIDTTLLVEGWEAKTSRRDTTPTEITQTPGTIGVITTVTGGQGIDTTLLAEGWESKTSRRDTTPTEITQTPGTIGVTTTVTGGQDIDTTLLAEGWESKTRKDTTSAKVIQVPESTGATTPVIGGQVPKTTETISSPCNQVIDTTLTIKEWGTTTYRGDITPIRVTKASGIPGTITSVVSRKGTGTLRETTPIAGIQDRNTNLVAKGQKAEISRGDPTLVSITQLPAQVSSKNIQPPGSVRVTIPNTDVWILETARAADSIPEVQTSGAKVTSNIMVSKTRAETKTIVGTIRERRSTIRSTNRLTRGTVDTRTHLITTRNIPGIIRPSTMVRDSLREVTPGIYRQTLRTTRATASGADISPWFSGTIRKGKASALGGTAAIGRESHSEEPLKRIPGATLLIPPSNKPCMEILSPDQQRISQILIAFSTVLLPIVLLVLLLLLRKLRKRISLWTQKPTVGPRIQLTNFQDFSEMLSLKAQPLQEA; this is translated from the exons ATATTAGTGCTTTGAAAGGTCCAAGACTGGTGGATGGAGACCCTGGGGGAACAGTTACCATTGAATGCCATTATACTCCCAGCCCAGTCAACAAGTATCAGAGGAAATATTGGTGCCGTCTGTACCCTCCTCAGAGAGTCTGTCATACCATCATCTCCTCCAACTTCTTCATCAACCACCTCTACCAGGGCCGAGCGACTCTTGTGGACTTTCCCAGTCAGGGCAGATTTGTAGTGACCTTGACCCAGTTGATACCTGAAGACTCGGGATACTATCGCTGTGGCATTGGACCTAGAACAGACATGCTCTTCTTCAGCATGAATCTGACCATCTCTACAG CCAATCATTCTTTAGACTCTGCCATCATCACAATTCCCTCAAGCATCACCCCCATGACAACTCTGGCTACCAGAGGTCAGACTATGGAAACACTTGGTACATCAACTTCAGTTATAGGTAGACATGTCCTTGACACATCCTTGGTTGTAAAGAAATGGGAGGCAAGAACTAGCAGAGAAGATACCACTCCAGCTGAAGTCACCCAAGCATCAGGAACTACTAGAGCAACAACTACAGTCGCAGATGGACAGAATCTTGATACAACCCTACTTGTAGAGGGATGGGAGGCAAAAACCAGCAGAAGAGATACCACTCCAATTGAAGTCACCCAAGCACCAGGAACTATTGGAGTAACAACTATAGTCACAGATAGACAGGACCTTAACACGACTGTATTTGCAGAGGGATATGAGACAAGAACCAGAAGAGATGCCTCTTCAGCTGAAGTCACTCAAATACCAGGAGCCATTGGAGTAATGACTACAGTTACAAGTGGACAGGACATTGACACAACCCTACTTGTAGAGGGATGGGAGGCAAAAACCAGCAGAAGAGATACCACTCCAACTGAAATCACCCAAACACCAGGAACTATTGGAGTAATAACTACAGTCACAGGTGGACAGGGCATTGATACAACCCTACTTGCAGAGGGATGGGAGTCAAAAACCAGCAGAAGAGATACCACTCCAACTGAAATCACCCAAACACCAGGAACTATTGGAGTAACAACTACAGTCACAGGTGGACAGGACATTGATACAACCCTACTTGCAGAGGGATGGGAGTCAAAAACCAGAAAAGATACCACTTCAGCTAAAGTTATCCAGGTACCAGAAAGCACTGGAGCAACAACCCCAGTTATAGGTGGACAGGTTCCAAAAACTACTGAAACAATTTCATCTCCTTGCAATCAGGTCATTGATACAACCTTGACTATAAAAGAATGGGGAACAACAACTTACAGAGGAGACATAACTCCAATCAGAGTCACAAAGGCCTCAGGAATCCCTGGAACAATCACCTCAGTTGTGAGTAGAAAGGGTACAGGAACTCTTAGAGAAACAACTCCAATTGCAGGCATCCAGGATCGCAACACAAATCTGGTGGCAAAAGGACAGAAGGCAGAAATTAGTAGAGGAGATCCAACTCTGGTAAGCATCACTCAGCTACCAGCACAAGTTTCAAGCAAAAATATACAGCCTCCAGGAAGCGTTAGAGTAACAATTCCAAATACTGATGTCTGGATTCTGGAAACCGCAAGAGCTGCAGATTCAATTCCAGAGGTACAGACTTCAGGAGCCAAAGTAACATCAAATATAATGGTCTCGAAAACAAGGGCAGAGACAAAAACAATTGTAGGAACCATTAGGGAAAGAAGATCAACTATCAGAAGCACAAATAGGCTAACTAGGGGAACTGTGGATACTAGAACACATCTGATTACCACTAGAAACATCCCAGGAATCATCAGACCTTCAACAATGGTTAGAGACAGTCTTAGAGAAGTAACTCCAGGTATATACCGACAGACTCTGAGAACCACAAGGGCTACAGCCTCAGGTGCGGATATAAGTCCATGGTTCTCAGGAACtattagaaaagggaaagccTCAGCCTTAGGAGGAACAGCTGCTATTGGTAGAGAAAGTCACTCTGAGGAACCACTGAAAAGAATACCAGGAGCAACACTCCTGATTCCTCCCAGCAACAAGCCCTGCATGGAGAT tTTGTCTCCAGACCAGCAGCGTATCTCCCAGATCCTGATCGCTTTCTCTACTGTGTTGCTTccaattgttctcctggttcttttgcTACTGTTAAGAAAGCTTCGAAAGAGGATCT CTCTTTGGACCCAGAAGCCCACGGTTGGACCCAGAATCCAATTGACTAACTTTCAAGATTTCTCTGAGATGCTGAGCTTGAAAGCACAACCACTTCAGGAAGCCTAA